The bacterium genome includes a region encoding these proteins:
- a CDS encoding LemA family protein: MSPFVLTLVIAVGIIVLWAIVTYNRFVTLKNRAQEAWSDVEVQMKRRYDLIPNLVQTVKTYATHEQTTFAKVTAARTAAMGAGTLAEHAAAENMLTGALKSLFAVSEAYPDLKANTNFLELQHELRDAEDKIMAAWRFSNASVRDLNTKLEHFPALLIGGLFRFAKQEFFDIDDATEAHMKEVPKVAF, translated from the coding sequence ATGTCACCATTTGTCCTCACCCTCGTCATCGCGGTCGGCATCATCGTCCTCTGGGCCATCGTGACGTACAACCGCTTCGTTACGCTCAAAAACCGCGCGCAGGAGGCGTGGTCCGATGTCGAGGTGCAGATGAAGCGCCGCTACGATCTCATCCCAAACCTCGTCCAGACCGTGAAAACCTACGCGACGCACGAGCAGACGACGTTCGCAAAGGTGACCGCTGCACGCACGGCAGCGATGGGCGCCGGCACGCTCGCCGAGCACGCTGCCGCCGAGAACATGCTCACGGGCGCACTCAAGTCGCTCTTCGCGGTGTCGGAGGCGTACCCCGATCTCAAGGCGAATACAAACTTCCTCGAGCTCCAACACGAGCTGCGAGATGCGGAGGACAAGATCATGGCGGCGTGGCGTTTCTCGAACGCGAGCGTGCGCGACCTCAACACGAAGCTCGAACACTTCCCCGCGCTCCTCATCGGAGGCCTCTTCCGGTTCGCGAAACAGGAGTTCTTTGACATCGACGACGCCACGGAGGCGCACATGAAGGAGGTTCCGAAGGTCGCGTTCTAG
- the pheT gene encoding phenylalanine--tRNA ligase subunit beta, with product MDFKLSYNWLKEFVDVQRTPEELAGLLSLHTMSVERWSAMGEGLDAKVVVGRIETIAPHPNADKLKIVTVATSTRRGGTHQVVCGGSNLLEGMLVAFAPIGATVRWHGEGEPVVLESAEIRGERSEGMICAASEIGLREVFPAFDARAILDVTPLVDASAVGKSLAEVLGYDDTVFDVEVTTNRPDCMSVMGLAREVAAITSSSFRPSPRVEKSHQTGRRDLSTSLRSARDDRGLDLRIHVEDAARCPMYTATVIDGVTVAPSPAWVQQRLLAGGVRPINNIVDATNYILLETGQPLHAFDAQRLSFREVPDEKSHQTHQRHKQQHAGNLEINVRNAKKGERILALDGEQYTLTPDMLVIADAKQPIAIAGVMGGAETGVTDATTTIILEAATFDPVSIRSTWRALDLRTEASIRYEKGVPVESVAEARERAVALILEIAGGHVVGKPVSAGKQPPAMKPITLHLARASAIIGAEVSAKRAKQVLEALGCTVVAAASPATLRVTPPWWRRGDVEAEHDLIEELARIYGYHELPSVLPEGVLPAAVYPPTPPTSSFDWEDRARTALADIGAVEVMAFSMTSTATLMKCGMDAGDAVALENPLTDDLTHLRPSLLPTMLEIIAQNQGETPSGTVFELGNIYAWNGKRGTLPTESPRLLIARYGKEEHAGALVREMQGIINHLLASLAVWPSPSSRGGAGGGALWHPGRTAELHIANTPIATLGELHPAITTAFGIDGRVVAAEIDWAALLPYLGTRKTPARPPEHPAVKRDLAFVLDQKTPHADIVARITTATPLLESAELFDHYEGTGIPSGKKSLAFHLTYRAPGRTLTTDEVEAAHTTITHALAEAFNATLRE from the coding sequence ATGGACTTCAAACTCTCCTACAACTGGCTCAAGGAATTCGTGGATGTGCAGCGTACTCCGGAAGAGCTCGCGGGGCTCTTGTCGTTGCACACGATGAGCGTGGAGCGGTGGAGTGCGATGGGGGAGGGATTGGATGCGAAGGTCGTCGTGGGTCGCATCGAGACCATCGCACCGCATCCGAACGCGGACAAGTTGAAGATCGTCACGGTTGCAACATCAACGCGGCGCGGCGGTACACACCAGGTTGTCTGCGGCGGCTCGAATCTCCTCGAGGGGATGCTCGTCGCGTTTGCGCCCATCGGTGCCACGGTGCGTTGGCACGGTGAGGGTGAGCCCGTGGTGCTCGAGTCCGCGGAGATTCGCGGCGAGCGGAGCGAGGGGATGATCTGCGCAGCGTCGGAGATCGGCCTTCGCGAGGTGTTTCCCGCATTCGATGCGCGCGCGATTCTCGATGTCACGCCGCTCGTGGATGCGAGCGCGGTCGGGAAGTCGCTCGCGGAGGTGCTCGGGTATGATGACACCGTGTTCGATGTCGAGGTGACGACGAACCGTCCGGACTGCATGTCCGTCATGGGGCTCGCGCGTGAGGTCGCGGCGATCACTTCCTCGTCATTTCGACCGAGTCCGCGAGTGGAGAAATCCCATCAAACAGGCAGACGAGATCTCTCGACTTCGCTCCGCTCCGCTCGAGATGACAGAGGATTGGACTTGCGCATACATGTCGAAGACGCTGCGCGCTGCCCGATGTACACCGCCACGGTGATTGACGGCGTGACGGTCGCTCCATCGCCTGCATGGGTACAGCAGCGCCTGCTCGCCGGTGGCGTTCGTCCGATCAACAACATCGTAGACGCAACGAACTACATCCTCCTTGAAACGGGACAGCCACTGCATGCGTTTGACGCACAACGACTGTCATTTCGAGAAGTCCCCGACGAGAAATCTCACCAGACACACCAAAGACATAAGCAGCAACACGCAGGAAATCTCGAGATCAACGTTCGGAATGCCAAGAAAGGCGAGCGCATCCTCGCGCTCGATGGCGAGCAATACACCCTCACGCCGGACATGCTCGTCATCGCAGATGCGAAGCAACCCATCGCGATCGCGGGGGTGATGGGCGGTGCGGAAACCGGTGTGACGGATGCGACGACCACGATCATACTCGAGGCCGCGACGTTCGATCCGGTCTCTATCCGGAGCACCTGGCGCGCGCTCGATCTCCGCACCGAGGCATCCATCCGCTACGAGAAGGGCGTGCCGGTGGAGAGCGTCGCAGAGGCGCGTGAGCGCGCGGTGGCACTCATCCTGGAGATCGCCGGTGGACACGTCGTCGGGAAACCCGTGAGCGCGGGCAAGCAGCCGCCGGCTATGAAGCCGATCACGCTCCACCTCGCACGTGCCAGCGCGATCATCGGTGCCGAGGTGTCCGCGAAGCGCGCAAAGCAGGTGCTCGAAGCACTCGGGTGCACCGTTGTCGCCGCAGCGTCTCCCGCGACCCTCCGCGTCACGCCACCGTGGTGGCGGCGAGGGGACGTGGAGGCGGAGCACGACCTCATCGAGGAGCTCGCGCGCATCTATGGCTACCACGAGTTGCCATCCGTACTGCCGGAGGGAGTGCTCCCCGCCGCGGTCTATCCTCCCACGCCACCCACCTCATCGTTTGATTGGGAGGATCGCGCGCGCACCGCACTCGCGGACATCGGTGCCGTCGAGGTCATGGCGTTCTCCATGACGAGCACCGCGACACTCATGAAGTGCGGAATGGACGCGGGAGATGCCGTCGCGCTTGAGAACCCGCTCACCGATGACCTCACGCACCTCCGTCCGTCGCTCCTCCCCACCATGCTCGAGATCATCGCACAGAACCAAGGCGAAACCCCAAGCGGGACCGTGTTCGAGCTGGGGAACATCTACGCCTGGAACGGCAAGCGCGGAACACTCCCAACGGAATCCCCCCGACTCCTCATCGCGCGATACGGCAAAGAAGAACACGCTGGCGCACTCGTGCGCGAGATGCAGGGCATCATCAATCACCTCCTCGCCTCGCTCGCGGTATGGCCCTCCCCCTCTTCTAGAGGGGGAGCTGGAGGGGGTGCGCTCTGGCACCCGGGCAGAACCGCCGAGCTCCACATCGCCAACACCCCCATCGCCACCCTCGGCGAGCTCCACCCTGCCATCACCACCGCGTTTGGCATTGACGGTCGTGTGGTCGCCGCAGAGATTGATTGGGCCGCACTCCTCCCATACCTCGGCACGCGCAAAACACCCGCGCGTCCGCCCGAACACCCGGCCGTGAAGCGCGACCTCGCATTCGTGCTCGACCAGAAGACACCGCACGCCGACATCGTCGCGCGCATCACCACCGCAACCCCCCTCCTCGAATCCGCAGAACTCTTCGACCACTACGAAGGCACCGGCATCCCCTCCGGCAAGAAGTCCCTCGCCTTCCACCTCACCTACCGTGCCCCCGGTCGCACCCTCACCACCGACGAAGTCGAAGCCGCCCACACCACCATCACCCACGCCCTCGCCGAGGCATTCAATGCCACGCTGCGCGAGTGA
- a CDS encoding ATP-dependent Clp protease ATP-binding subunit, whose protein sequence is MPLPATFTAHLKHVLQRAGTFAALQETTVIRPAHLLLALTLERGSLGAEILAKTRVTADAIRNALGLADSTASSTRQVAKLSANAKRTLEKAALAASTHAHRYIGSEHLLVGMLETNDPEVTAMLVALHVDPASISKHLLNVLKSTSKFPDFTAAITDPQELLAEAESQPEDASTVQKTPALDFFAKDLTNAEVILTIDPVVGRDKEIERVIQILCRRTKNNPILVGDPGVGKTAIVEGLARRIVERDVPDILVGKRILSLDLALLVAGTIYRGEFESRLKQILDEVRQDTNLILFIDEIHTIMGAGAASGSLDAANILKPALARGEIRCIGATTFDEFKKHVENDAALERRFQQVHIAEPSPEETTKILHGLKPYYEQFHRVAITDSAIDAAVSLAERYLTGRQFPDKAIDLIDEAAARVRVQAKNDPLIRRASAIDARLELIDEEKRKAVIEDRFEDAATIQREYRTLVSELAGINEQLKVRSTVQVGDIVDRDVAAVVAQTVGIPVEELLLEEHARFLRIGDVLRSRIVGQEAAVTAVAKALQRAKSGLAAPNRPLASFLFLGPTGVGKTETAKALAELLFQRTDALIRLDMSEFSEGFTVSKLIGAPAGYVGYREGSKLTDEIRKRPASVVLFDEIEKAHPDVWNLLLQVLEDGRLTDATGRVARFTNSIIILTSNVGAGAFTKASIGFLDGVDSDAALNRQYQDIRSDALAALRSRFRPEMLNRIDETVVYQPLSREHLATIARYDTAVFAARLEREQGIHLHMDEPVYTWIAARAFDPAQGARAVRRLLHEHVENAVALGILEEQFTKGDTVYITVTPEASALTVGKRTTARARTVKRRANVAA, encoded by the coding sequence ATGCCCCTCCCCGCCACATTCACCGCTCACCTCAAGCACGTCCTCCAGCGTGCAGGGACTTTTGCTGCACTCCAGGAGACCACCGTCATCCGGCCTGCACATCTCCTCCTCGCGCTCACGCTCGAGCGCGGATCGCTCGGCGCGGAAATCCTCGCGAAGACGCGTGTGACGGCGGACGCGATCCGCAACGCGCTCGGCCTCGCCGACTCCACCGCATCGAGCACGCGGCAGGTGGCGAAGCTCTCCGCGAACGCGAAGCGCACGCTCGAGAAGGCAGCGCTTGCCGCGAGCACGCACGCGCACCGGTACATCGGCTCCGAGCACCTCCTCGTCGGGATGCTCGAGACCAATGACCCCGAGGTGACCGCCATGCTCGTCGCGCTCCACGTGGACCCCGCGAGCATCAGCAAGCACCTCCTCAACGTCCTCAAGAGCACCTCGAAGTTCCCGGACTTCACCGCGGCCATCACGGACCCACAGGAGCTCCTCGCGGAGGCGGAGTCGCAGCCCGAGGATGCGAGCACCGTGCAGAAGACGCCCGCGCTCGACTTCTTCGCAAAAGACCTCACGAATGCCGAGGTCATCCTCACGATTGATCCGGTCGTCGGGCGCGACAAGGAAATTGAGCGCGTCATCCAAATCCTCTGCCGACGCACGAAGAACAACCCCATCCTCGTCGGCGACCCGGGTGTGGGAAAAACCGCCATCGTCGAGGGGCTCGCGCGGCGCATCGTCGAGCGCGACGTGCCGGACATCCTCGTGGGGAAACGCATCCTCTCGCTCGACCTCGCGCTCCTCGTCGCTGGCACCATCTACCGCGGCGAGTTCGAGTCGCGGCTCAAGCAGATCCTCGACGAGGTACGCCAGGACACAAACCTCATCCTCTTCATTGACGAGATCCACACGATCATGGGAGCCGGTGCAGCATCGGGCTCGCTGGACGCGGCGAACATCCTGAAACCCGCACTCGCGCGCGGCGAGATCCGCTGCATCGGCGCGACGACGTTCGATGAGTTCAAGAAGCACGTCGAGAACGATGCCGCGCTCGAACGCCGCTTCCAGCAGGTCCACATCGCAGAGCCGTCACCGGAGGAAACGACGAAGATCCTCCACGGCCTCAAACCGTACTACGAGCAGTTCCACCGCGTTGCGATCACGGACAGTGCCATTGACGCGGCGGTGTCGCTCGCGGAACGCTACCTCACGGGCAGGCAATTCCCGGATAAGGCCATTGACCTCATTGACGAGGCCGCGGCGCGCGTGCGCGTCCAGGCGAAGAACGATCCGCTCATCCGCCGTGCGAGCGCGATTGATGCACGCCTTGAACTCATTGATGAGGAGAAGCGCAAGGCGGTCATCGAGGACCGCTTTGAGGACGCCGCGACGATCCAGCGCGAGTACCGCACGCTCGTGAGCGAACTCGCGGGCATCAACGAGCAACTCAAAGTGCGGTCCACCGTGCAGGTGGGCGACATCGTAGACCGCGATGTCGCGGCGGTCGTCGCGCAGACCGTCGGCATTCCGGTCGAAGAGCTCCTCCTCGAGGAGCACGCGCGATTCCTGCGCATCGGCGACGTACTCCGGAGCCGCATCGTGGGACAGGAGGCGGCCGTCACCGCAGTTGCGAAAGCACTCCAGCGTGCAAAGAGCGGCCTCGCTGCACCCAATCGCCCACTCGCCTCGTTCCTCTTCCTTGGCCCCACCGGCGTGGGGAAAACCGAGACCGCGAAAGCGCTCGCGGAGCTCCTCTTCCAGCGCACGGACGCGCTCATCCGCCTCGATATGTCCGAGTTCTCCGAGGGCTTCACCGTTTCCAAACTCATCGGCGCACCAGCGGGCTACGTCGGCTACCGCGAGGGATCAAAACTCACCGATGAGATCCGCAAACGGCCGGCGAGCGTCGTCCTCTTCGATGAGATCGAGAAGGCGCACCCCGATGTCTGGAACCTCCTCCTCCAGGTGCTCGAGGATGGTCGCCTCACCGACGCGACCGGCCGCGTGGCGCGCTTCACGAACTCCATTATCATCCTCACCTCGAACGTCGGGGCTGGCGCATTCACGAAGGCGAGCATCGGATTCCTCGATGGCGTGGACTCGGACGCGGCACTCAACCGGCAGTACCAAGACATTCGCTCCGACGCGCTCGCTGCACTCCGCTCGCGCTTCCGACCAGAGATGCTCAACCGCATTGACGAGACCGTCGTCTACCAGCCGCTCTCGCGCGAGCACCTCGCGACGATTGCGCGGTACGATACGGCGGTGTTCGCGGCGCGGCTCGAGCGCGAGCAAGGCATCCACCTCCACATGGATGAACCCGTCTACACCTGGATCGCCGCGCGCGCGTTCGATCCTGCGCAGGGCGCGCGGGCGGTGCGACGGCTCCTCCATGAACACGTTGAGAACGCCGTTGCGCTTGGCATCCTCGAGGAGCAGTTCACGAAAGGCGACACGGTGTACATCACCGTCACCCCGGAGGCGAGCGCGCTCACCGTCGGCAAGCGAACGACTGCTCGCGCGCGTACCGTGAAGCGTCGCGCGAACGTGGCGGCGTAG
- the pheS gene encoding phenylalanine--tRNA ligase subunit alpha, producing the protein MDFHKALRETIAALDLDRIEQAKNLGTLEVLELEIFGRKQGKFTALFKLLGATGDEDRKQHGALLNTEKVSIEQRIAAARAVLERKRFASLADDEWLDMTAPGVRMPRGSVHPVSRAISDITAIFERIGFIRSRHPEVDSDYYAFTALNMSADHPARDEWETFFVAPATAGEGRKKKGEKIVLTPHTSNGQVREMEKGLLPIRMVNIGKCYRRQIDATHTPMFHQFEGFLIDRNISVTHLKGTIDYFVRSYFGADRVTRLRPYHFQFTEPSFEIDISCAVCGGTGSLSPSFRPSPSSTPSFRPSSRVEKSRPSEAGPTKCKTCKAGWLELGGAGMVHPSVLKAGGIDPAIHNGFAFGWGVERVLMMKEGIDDIRVLYGNDLRWLGKC; encoded by the coding sequence ATGGATTTCCACAAGGCGTTGCGTGAAACGATTGCCGCGCTCGATCTCGACCGCATCGAGCAGGCGAAAAACCTCGGCACGCTCGAAGTGCTCGAGCTTGAGATTTTTGGCCGGAAACAGGGAAAGTTCACGGCGCTCTTCAAGCTGCTCGGCGCGACGGGCGACGAGGATCGCAAGCAGCACGGTGCGCTCCTCAATACGGAGAAGGTTTCCATCGAGCAGCGCATCGCCGCCGCGCGCGCGGTGCTGGAGCGCAAGCGCTTCGCGTCGCTCGCCGATGACGAGTGGCTCGACATGACCGCGCCTGGCGTGAGGATGCCGCGCGGGAGTGTGCATCCGGTGAGCCGCGCGATCAGCGACATCACCGCGATTTTCGAGCGCATCGGTTTCATCCGCAGCCGCCACCCCGAGGTGGACAGCGACTACTACGCGTTCACGGCATTGAACATGTCCGCCGATCATCCGGCGCGGGACGAGTGGGAGACGTTCTTCGTCGCTCCCGCGACAGCGGGGGAGGGAAGGAAGAAGAAAGGAGAGAAGATTGTTCTTACGCCACACACCTCAAATGGGCAGGTGCGGGAGATGGAGAAGGGGCTGCTGCCCATTCGCATGGTGAACATCGGGAAGTGCTACCGACGGCAGATTGACGCGACGCACACGCCGATGTTCCACCAGTTCGAGGGGTTTCTTATTGACCGCAACATTTCCGTCACGCACCTCAAGGGCACCATTGATTACTTCGTGCGCTCCTACTTCGGCGCGGATCGTGTGACGCGTCTGCGTCCATACCACTTCCAGTTCACCGAGCCGTCGTTCGAGATCGATATTTCCTGCGCCGTATGCGGAGGCACGGGATCCCTCTCTCCGTCATTTCGACCGAGTCCATCTTCCACTCCGTCATTTCGACCGAGTTCGCGAGTGGAGAAATCTCGTCCTTCGGAAGCGGGGCCTACCAAGTGCAAGACCTGCAAAGCCGGTTGGCTTGAGCTCGGCGGTGCCGGCATGGTGCACCCCAGCGTCCTGAAAGCCGGCGGTATTGATCCCGCCATACACAACGGTTTCGCCTTCGGCTGGGGTGTTGAGCGTGTCCTCATGATGAAGGAGGGGATAGACGACATCCGGGTGCTCTACGGGAACGACCTGCGGTGGCTAGGGAAGTGCTAA
- a CDS encoding phosphomannomutase/phosphoglucomutase: MHPSIFKAYDIRGVYGEDFTTDDAEHIAAAVVAHTGARRVIVGRDMRTSSPHVADAVLRGVCRSGADALDIGLCSTPMFNYAVVQEAGADAGIMVSASHNPARYNGFKMDYGDGLPISAATGMEEVKRLALNPPPHLVSSSAEAREGGRGGVEQRDVLVPYLDRIMALIPPASLAPRRMVVDCGNGMGGLTMEHLADRIPGHIERLYWELDGTFPNHEPNPIKAENVIALMAAVRDSGADVGFAYDGDADRIGVVDERGRLVRGDLLTVLLAREALKRNPGATILYDLRSSRVVAEEVRRSGGVPIATRVGHALIKKHLREVGAVFGGELSNHFYFGEFHGMEATEYAMLLFLRIMGERGERMSELIAPLQRYHHSGEINFTVDDADAVFAALAQRYRGAAREVSTLDGFSFDMGSWWFNVRPSNTEPLVRLVVECATQRECEARVEEIASVIRGE; encoded by the coding sequence ATGCACCCATCCATCTTCAAGGCGTACGACATTCGTGGCGTCTACGGTGAGGACTTCACGACGGACGACGCGGAGCACATCGCCGCAGCAGTCGTCGCGCACACGGGAGCGCGGCGCGTAATCGTCGGTCGCGATATGCGCACGTCGAGCCCGCACGTCGCCGATGCGGTGCTCCGCGGCGTGTGTCGGAGCGGTGCGGATGCACTGGACATCGGACTGTGCTCCACGCCGATGTTCAACTACGCCGTCGTGCAGGAGGCGGGGGCCGATGCGGGCATCATGGTTTCGGCATCGCACAACCCCGCGCGGTACAACGGGTTCAAGATGGACTACGGCGACGGTCTCCCGATTTCTGCGGCGACCGGTATGGAGGAGGTCAAGCGTCTCGCTCTGAATCCCCCCCCTCATCTTGTGTCTTCATCCGCCGAAGCGCGGGAGGGGGGGCGAGGGGGGGTGGAGCAGCGCGACGTCCTTGTCCCGTATCTCGATCGCATCATGGCACTCATTCCTCCCGCATCGCTCGCGCCACGTCGGATGGTGGTGGACTGCGGGAATGGCATGGGTGGGTTGACGATGGAGCACCTCGCAGACCGTATCCCCGGGCACATCGAGCGACTGTACTGGGAGCTTGATGGCACGTTCCCAAATCACGAGCCAAACCCCATCAAGGCGGAGAACGTCATCGCACTCATGGCAGCGGTGCGTGACAGCGGTGCCGATGTCGGGTTTGCGTATGACGGCGATGCGGATCGCATCGGCGTCGTTGATGAGCGCGGGCGACTCGTGCGTGGCGATCTCCTCACCGTCCTCCTCGCGCGCGAGGCGCTCAAGCGGAATCCGGGTGCAACGATACTCTACGACCTGCGTTCGAGCCGCGTTGTCGCGGAGGAGGTGCGCCGGAGCGGCGGCGTGCCGATCGCCACGCGTGTAGGTCACGCGCTCATCAAGAAGCACCTACGCGAGGTCGGCGCGGTGTTCGGTGGGGAGCTGTCCAACCACTTCTACTTTGGCGAGTTTCACGGCATGGAGGCCACCGAGTACGCAATGCTCCTCTTCCTCCGCATCATGGGCGAGCGCGGCGAGCGCATGAGCGAGCTCATCGCGCCGCTCCAGCGCTACCACCACTCCGGTGAGATCAACTTCACCGTGGATGATGCCGATGCGGTTTTCGCGGCACTCGCGCAGCGGTACCGCGGTGCCGCGCGCGAGGTGAGCACACTCGACGGGTTCTCCTTCGACATGGGGTCCTGGTGGTTTAACGTCCGCCCCTCCAACACCGAGCCCCTCGTGCGTCTCGTCGTAGAGTGCGCGACGCAGCGGGAGTGCGAGGCGCGCGTCGAGGAAATCGCGAGTGTCATTCGCGGGGAGTAA
- a CDS encoding M48 family metallopeptidase, with protein sequence MYSHITTNKRKTVLLITLFVIVILALGAVYDRTLGQGAGFGGLAFAGTIAIVMALGSYYSGDRVALWSAGAKEVTKREQPELYRTVENLAIASGLPTPRVHVIHDPAINAFATGRDPAHASIAVTTGALERLERVELEGVLAHELAHVKNYDIRVMTIVIVLVGTIALLSDLLLRAHWFRGRNERDAGRIGMVLLLVGIALAILAPLIAEIIKLAVSRKREYLADADGALLTRYPEGLARALEKIGAANQPMLRANSATAHLFLANPFGARRKRFVHLFSTHPPIADRVRILRSMAT encoded by the coding sequence ATGTACTCCCACATCACGACCAACAAACGGAAGACGGTACTCCTCATCACGCTGTTCGTCATCGTCATCCTCGCGCTCGGCGCGGTGTACGACCGCACGCTCGGGCAGGGTGCGGGATTCGGTGGGCTGGCGTTCGCAGGTACGATCGCGATCGTCATGGCGCTCGGCTCGTACTACTCGGGCGACCGCGTCGCGCTCTGGTCCGCAGGCGCAAAGGAGGTGACGAAACGCGAGCAGCCGGAACTCTATCGTACGGTGGAGAACCTCGCCATCGCGAGCGGATTACCCACACCACGCGTCCACGTCATCCACGATCCTGCGATCAACGCGTTCGCCACCGGCCGCGATCCGGCGCACGCCTCCATCGCGGTGACGACGGGCGCGCTCGAGCGGCTCGAACGGGTGGAACTTGAGGGCGTTCTCGCCCATGAGCTCGCGCACGTGAAGAACTATGACATCCGCGTCATGACCATCGTCATCGTGCTCGTTGGGACGATCGCGCTCCTGTCGGATCTCCTCCTCCGCGCCCACTGGTTCCGCGGACGGAATGAACGGGATGCCGGCCGCATCGGCATGGTGCTCCTGCTCGTCGGCATCGCGCTCGCCATACTCGCGCCGCTCATTGCCGAGATCATCAAGCTCGCGGTCTCACGCAAGCGCGAGTACCTCGCGGATGCGGATGGCGCGCTCCTCACGCGGTACCCGGAGGGGCTCGCGCGCGCACTCGAAAAAATCGGTGCCGCGAACCAACCGATGCTCCGCGCGAATAGTGCGACCGCGCACCTCTTCCTCGCCAATCCCTTCGGCGCACGCCGCAAACGTTTCGTCCACCTCTTCTCCACGCATCCTCCCATCGCAGACCGCGTGCGCATCCTGCGATCCATGGCAACGTGA
- a CDS encoding M50 family metallopeptidase, protein MYSLIVFLIVLGLLVFVHEFGHFLAARRSGMDVEEFGFGFPPRAIGLQRHLGKWRIVGGRKAWSEGDSTIYSLNWLPLGGFVRIKGESGGDCDDRRSFAGQQRWKRALVLVAGVGMNVVLAFVLFTTVYAIGAPQVIDGISASARVRDTAITVVGVIPESPAAEAGVLGGDVVRAINGVTSDDPDAVSAIIQAHLGEEIAVTLSRDGVHRTVAMTAGPLAGTDREGLGVQLVRTGVVTYPIHLAAWEGAKTTGVVIAEIARALGRMVAGLFTDRAAPVDIAGPVGIAVLTGQVARLGITHLLQFTAVLSANLAFVNIFPFPALDGGRLLFLAIEAVRRRALTRNVEGAIHAVGFAILIGLILLVTYRDVMTFGGGFVDSVKSTVGL, encoded by the coding sequence ATGTACTCCCTCATCGTTTTCCTCATCGTCCTCGGCCTGCTCGTGTTCGTGCACGAGTTCGGGCATTTTTTGGCTGCGCGACGATCGGGGATGGATGTGGAGGAGTTTGGATTTGGATTCCCGCCGCGCGCGATCGGGCTCCAGCGGCACTTGGGGAAATGGCGCATCGTGGGCGGGCGGAAGGCGTGGTCGGAGGGCGACTCCACGATTTACTCGCTCAACTGGCTCCCGCTCGGCGGGTTCGTGCGGATCAAGGGTGAGAGTGGTGGCGATTGCGATGACCGTCGAAGCTTCGCTGGGCAGCAGCGATGGAAGCGCGCGCTCGTGCTCGTCGCCGGCGTCGGGATGAACGTTGTGCTCGCGTTCGTGCTCTTCACCACCGTGTACGCGATCGGCGCGCCGCAGGTCATTGATGGCATCTCGGCTTCCGCGCGCGTCCGCGATACCGCGATTACCGTCGTGGGGGTGATCCCCGAGAGTCCCGCAGCGGAAGCGGGGGTGCTCGGCGGCGATGTCGTGCGCGCGATCAATGGGGTGACGAGCGACGATCCCGATGCGGTGAGCGCGATCATCCAAGCGCACCTCGGCGAGGAGATCGCGGTGACGCTGTCGCGCGACGGTGTGCATCGCACGGTTGCGATGACAGCCGGCCCGCTCGCGGGGACCGATCGCGAGGGCCTCGGCGTGCAGCTCGTCCGCACCGGTGTCGTCACCTACCCCATCCACCTCGCCGCGTGGGAAGGCGCAAAGACCACCGGCGTCGTTATCGCGGAGATCGCGCGTGCGCTCGGACGGATGGTCGCGGGTCTCTTCACGGATCGCGCCGCGCCTGTGGACATCGCGGGTCCGGTCGGCATCGCGGTGCTCACCGGCCAGGTTGCGCGCCTCGGCATCACGCACCTCCTCCAGTTCACCGCCGTGCTCTCCGCGAACCTCGCGTTCGTTAATATCTTCCCGTTCCCCGCGCTCGATGGCGGGCGACTCCTCTTCCTCGCGATCGAGGCCGTGCGTCGCCGCGCGCTCACGCGGAACGTGGAGGGCGCGATCCACGCCGTTGGTTTCGCGATTCTCATCGGCCTCATCCTCCTCGTCACCTACCGCGATGTCATGACGTTCGGCGGTGGGTTCGTTGATTCGGTGAAGAGCACCGTCGGGTTGTGA